The DNA sequence TGACATTACTTCTTTCCTTATATCATACAACTTTAGATAAAACAAAGGACATAATAACATCAACAAGAGCTAAAAAAAGTGATACAACAGCAACTACGATAAAAACTGCAAAAAAAGCATTTCTAATTTGTTCTTTTGTAGGATAAATAACCTTCATTATTTCCAATTTAGAAAGCCTAATATAATTTATAATTTTTTCCATAATCTTAACCTTAGTCGTGGCAGGGCAAGAGGGATTCGAACCCCCAACCATTGGATTTGGAATCCAGCGCTCTACCGTTGGAGCTATTGCCCTAATAGCTTCTTAATTAACTTTTTAATTTAACTTCTTTGTGAATAGTATGTTTTTTTAATCTCGGGCAATACTTTTTAAGCTCAACTTTGTCTGTAGTAGTTTTACTATTTTTTGTTGTTGTATAATTTATATCACCACTTTCGGAGCATTTTAAACCAATTTTAATTCTCATATAAGTCCTTATCAAGATATCAAAGGGAATATCTCCCTTTGACAAATTTTTATAAATTAAC is a window from the Campylobacter concisus genome containing:
- the secE gene encoding preprotein translocase subunit SecE; the protein is MEKIINYIRLSKLEIMKVIYPTKEQIRNAFFAVFIVVAVVSLFLALVDVIMSFVLSKVV
- the rpmG gene encoding 50S ribosomal protein L33 — protein: MRIKIGLKCSESGDINYTTTKNSKTTTDKVELKKYCPRLKKHTIHKEVKLKS